Proteins from one Mytilus galloprovincialis chromosome 11, xbMytGall1.hap1.1, whole genome shotgun sequence genomic window:
- the LOC143051879 gene encoding deoxyuridine 5'-triphosphate nucleotidohydrolase-like, translating to MGVESEPASKKPKMPLDNVVLRFAKLTANALCPTRGSKLAAGYDLYSAYDYKIPSKGKICAMTDIQIALPEGCYGRVAPRSGLAAKHFIDVGAGVIDQDYRGNVGVIMFNFGEQEFVVNKGDRIAQLICERIYIPELEECENLNATERGDGGFGSTGTN from the exons ATGGGTGTAGAATCGGAACCTGCGAGCAAGAAGCCAAAAATGCCCCTTGACAATGTGGTTTTAAGATTTGCTAAATTGACAGCCAATGCTCTATGTCCGACTAGAGGTTCTAAGTTGGCCGCTGGATATGATTTGTACAG TGCCTATGATTATAAGATTCCATCGAAAGGGAAAATTTGTGCAATGACAGACATACAGATAGCTTTACCAGAAGGCTGTTATGGTCGTGTGG CTCCAAGATCTGGTCTTGCAGCCaagcattttattgatgttgGAG CTGGAGTAATTGATCAGGACTATCGTGGTAATGTCGGAGTTATCATGTTTAATTTTGGAGAACAGGAATTTGTTG TAAATAAAGGTGACAGAATTGCTCAGCTGATATGTGAAAGAATTTATATTCCTGAACTAGAAGAAtgtgag AACTTGAATGCAACTGAAAGAGGAGATGGTGGATTTGGTTCAACAGGAACCAATTAA
- the LOC143052074 gene encoding ankyrin repeat and SOCS box protein 3-like codes for MDGKETYQAKCASVGNKETYQESDTCTLVATTEIYQNTCASVETKDIYQNTCASVETKEIYQNTCASVETKEIYQNTCASVETKETHKNTCASVETQEIYQNTCASVETKETYKNTCALASDPVDVQDNKGWIPVHDAAAHGNNGCLDFLLRQDVNVECKTLLRGETPLLLAARGGNFECCRTLIRYSANVNTTTKENFVPLWEAVNVNSLECVILLLENGAHINHQIFPGYSVLHTSAMNGHADILIYLVGYGAQLDICTGQELTPIFLASLFGHKDCLSVLLEMVKDKGI; via the exons ATGGATGGCAAAGAAACATACCAGGCCAAATGTGCTTCAGTAGGAAACAAAGAAACATACCAGGAGTCTGACACATGTACTTTAGTAGCAACAACAGAAATATACCAGAACACATGTGCTTCAGTAGAAACCAAAGATATATACCAGAACACATGTGCTTCAGTAGAAACCAAAGAAATATACCAGAACACATGTGCTTCAGTAGAAACCAAAGAAATATACCAGAACACATGTGCTTCAGTAGAAACTAAAGAAACACACAAGAACACATGTGCTTCAGTAGAAACCCAAGAAATATACCAGAACACATGTGCTTCAGTAGAAACTAAAGAAACATACAAGAACACATGTGCTTTA GCTA GTGATCCAGTAGATGTACAAGACAACAAGGGATGGATACCAGTACATGATGCTGCTGCTCATGGGAACAATGGTTGTTTAGACTTTTTACTGAGGCAAG ATGTAAATGTGGAGTGTAAAACATTATTGAGAGGAGAGACGCCATTGTTACTGGCAGCCAGAGGTGGCAATTTTGAATGTTGCAGAACCCTGATTAGATATTCTGCCAATGTTAACACAACAACCAAGGAAAATTTTGTTCCTCTCTGGGAAG CTGTAAATGTGAACAGCTTAGAATGCGTTATACTGCTACTGGAGAACGGAGCACATATAAACCATCAGATCTTCCCAGGTTACAGTGTTCTCCACACTTCTGCAATGAACGGTCATGCTGATATCCTTATTTATTTAGTGGGATATGGTGCTCAACTTGACATTTGTACTGGCCAGGAACTAACACCGATTTTCTTGGCTTCACTGTTTGGTCACAAAGATTGTCTTAGTGTTCTCCTAGAAATGGTTAAAGATAAAGGTATTTGA